The Muricauda sp. SCSIO 65647 genome includes a region encoding these proteins:
- a CDS encoding PKD domain-containing protein — MKGFYNIHFRVIIFLAAIFSAASLYGQSFNSTGLSGESLDNPTSLAFGPDEKLYVAQQDGTIHQYTVTRDGAPAGSGSYSVTNTVVINDIKSSVLNHNDIGELDNSGSAVNGKRQVTGILAAGTATNPILYVTSSDPRIGGASSSNPTGELDRNLDTNSGILSRLTWNGSGWDHVDLVRGLPRCEENHASNGLDIFTKSGSTYLLLQQGGNTNKGAPSNNFGGIAETYLAGAILIINLTQLEGMTVYTDPRTGSDYIYDLPTLNDPTRSDITNTHSEFPYPSGHPMYNATIDIGDPFGGNNTRNQAIPEPGGPVQIFSSGWRNGYDVVITEGGLVYSVDNGGNSTWGGVPLIYLSNGTLKGHHYTTTYNPGAGDYVTNDFHENGSSTVWDALHYIGSINDANGTYYAGHPVPIRAFPSEADVISYNYNGSSWVEVSRHDFSTLLSGVSGYFNSSFSMANFPDDSRQGEFLSADQSSSKVNIFDVVTSSTNGICEYTASNFSDAMKGDLLTASFNGKINRYELNSSGTILLAKDNNFFSGFGSVPLDIIAQGDSDIFPGTVWVATYGSDNITVFEPTDFVNCPQPGEGGYDPLADSDGDGFTNGDEVDNGTNHCSGGSKPEDNDGDFVSDLNDTDDDNDGILDVDDAFQWDADNGTTTNLPVDHPFWNNDPGTGFAGLGFTGWMTNGTTDYLDQYDFDNLSFGGAGGKATIDFTGNGNALGSSNDQENGFQFGVNVDSNSNPFTIHSKIETPFGGNLPVGTQSYGIQIGTGDQDNYLKIAASTGTSTNDNEHGFEVVLEIGGSETSTSFDAPGFSAANAIDLYISVDPLTNTAQPFYSFDSGTTINTLGGPLALPTSFLDSNDNKGLAVGIISTSGASGPDYTATWDFLNVTEGTVGGPSCSWNDLTDSGLARFETRREHVDDKIYIMGGWVSGLIASNAVEIYDMTNDAWSFGTNMPTNLTHMGSAVVGNEIWLIGGFVGDHPGVATDAVHIYNSITDSWSTGPSLPMPIGSGAASYNNGKIHFFGGLLPDRQTDVGNHYVLDLNNIGAGWANAAPMPNPRNHHGAASVNGIVYAIGGQFGHDSSPQYQNLVHAYDPNTDTWTSRASMNQNRSHIEPSTTVHDGKIIIVGGRGGPTTFFDEVSQYDPATNTWTELCALPEKNVAPVAHSFGDRLIVSSGSVNSTNNLIKATRWLQLESVNANLTWTDKNDNENYVGRHECGFIQAGEKFYLIGGRESDLVQYYDYTNDVWNTVTDPAPELLNHFQGIEYKGLIWVIGALKGDNFPNDTPADYIWMFDPANEEWIQGPEIPAGRKRGSSGLALYNDKFYVIGGSTNGHDGGYVAWADEYDPITGNWTILPDAPHARDHFSVSVIGNKLYAIGGRLSGGPGGFFSPYVAEVDVFNLTTQTWQTLPVSSNIPTPRASAINAVFNENLLLIGGSVQNELVYGTVTTGALQITEEFDPDTQTWTRLADTNYQRRATQAIVSGDGIFITAGSDQLGGAQQKNMEFYGQDNPSGTAIMASQFSAPSSINVELGSNANESLVVSQGNTGIFVKSMEISGTNASEFSLVTGGLTNNLLLPNSTHNFGIGFDGTTSGASAILTIEYGGNSQQQIQLFGPLDVNTDWVDKNESENYTARHECSFVQSGDKFYLMGGRENATTIDVYDYGTNTWSQLLNSAPEEFNHFQAVEYQGLIWVIGAFRTNVFPNEIPADYVWAFDPSTNEWIQGPEIPSGRKRGSAGLALHNGKFYIVGGNTDGHDGGYVAWLDEYDPATGIWTQLTDAPRARDHFHTVVINGKLYVAGGRLSGGPGGVFAPTIAEVDVYDLASGTWSTLPSAQNIPTERGAPSAVNYNDRLIVIGGEESTAGALTVTEEYDPIGQSWRSLSDMNHARHGTQAIVSGGGIFILAGSPNLGGGSQKNMEYLGTDNPQGTALVTSTLVAPTNADIIENSSANIALDVSGGNTGIIVTSMDISGPDASDFSIVSGALTNGLLASGSTHDVTIALSGSGANRSAVLNINYGASSSLMVNLSSVLPPSDGVISFTMMDADTDGEIFTLADGQVINVSQLPASGNVNIRANTVPSVVGSVFFQLSGTTSNTRNENGAPYALFGDSGGDYFPSNLPEGNYSLTATAYNGPNQSGGMLGQPLTINFSISQSGGGNLPPTAIASANPESGNAPLSVDFVGSGSTDDVGVTSYFWDFKDGNTSTDADPTHEFASNGTYIVEFTVTDDEGLTDTTTLPISVFTPGQGTELWLEAECATVGANWSTVGDVSASNGEYLLPPSGNNWNAPSSNSDDWVTFTFNASQGTYSVYGLVSAPSGSNDSFWVRANGGTWVKWNSIPGSAAFSWHQVWDNDNGDAIVTFDLLNGTNTIDIANREQGTGLDKLYVTDTANVPNGFGGTDPNCTVTPQPPVANAGPDQTVVLPTSSVMLNGSGSDPDGGAIIAYQWTQESGPGTATLSGDTTPDLTASDLVEGSYVFRLTVTDDENDTGFDEATVVVNAPGQGTELWLEAECATVGANWSTVGDVSASNGEYLLPPSGNSYSVPSSDTDNWVTFTFNASQGTYSVYGLVSAPSGSNDSFWVRANGGTWVKWNSIPGSAAFSWHQVWDNDNGDAIVTFDLLNGTNTIDIANREQGTGLDKLYVTDTANVPNGFGGTDPNCTVTPQPPVANAGPDQTVVLPTSSVVLNGSGSDPDGGAIIAYQWTQESGPGTATLSGDTTPDLTASGLVEGSYVFRLTVTDDENDTGFDEATVVVNAPGQGTELWLEAECATVGANWSTVGDVSASNGEYLLPPSGNNWNAPSSNSDDWVTFTFNASQGTYSVYGLVSAPSGSNDSFWVRANGGTWVKWNSIPGSAAFSWHQVWDNDNGDAIVTFDLLNGTNTIDIANREQGTGLDKLYVTDTANVPNGFGGTDPNCTVTPQPPVANAGPDQTVVLPTSSVMLNGSGSDPDGGAIIAYQWTQESGPGTATLSGDTTPDLTASDLVEGSYVFRLTVTDDENDTGFDEATVVVNAAGSNQPPNVTNPGDQNDNEGDAISLQINASDESTNLTYTANNLPPNLSINSSTGLISGTLAQSQPSGAFLEENGLVIIEAESGALEPNWSLTNLDDETGIIAGSNHFNDQNGGTIQYEITVSTPGVYRFIWNSFYSGVSASDENDNWLRFPNNDDVWFLGYNNGSFTESAIIAAAQSGASNVVFPKGSSREGQGGTLNGSGGNGYFKVYKSSGGSEEYTWQSFTGDGQSYAIFVWFVNSGTYTMEISERSAGHAIDRVALYRVTNSYTDAQLDAAPESPSTGGSQGAAANSPYDVQVTVTDDGNPQESSSTQFEWVVGTGGGNPSTETVESFTLMNADTDTNLFEITDGMLIQESTIQGLGLNIRANTNPSVVGSVSLSLTGPVSNSRTENGAPYALFGDSGGDYLPVTLPAGNYTLSATPYPNPSLGGTPGQALTVQFTIVAGGSARLPDPGDLGEDEGFEVLLSPNPTSNEVQVVSNPMAQIEKVYIFDISGRLVRSVDIDSQNSIDGQFRFDVLGIEDGIYIVQMWSAKTQKVSEHKLVIRK, encoded by the coding sequence ATGAAAGGTTTTTACAACATTCACTTTAGAGTGATTATTTTCTTAGCTGCAATTTTTTCAGCTGCTTCATTATATGGACAAAGCTTTAATTCAACAGGGCTTTCAGGAGAGAGTCTGGATAATCCGACATCACTTGCCTTTGGTCCTGATGAAAAGCTCTATGTGGCCCAGCAAGATGGAACTATTCATCAATATACCGTAACTAGGGATGGTGCTCCAGCGGGTAGTGGGTCATATTCCGTCACCAACACCGTCGTCATCAATGATATCAAGTCGAGCGTTCTAAACCACAATGATATTGGTGAATTGGACAACAGTGGTAGTGCGGTCAATGGAAAACGTCAGGTTACGGGCATTTTGGCAGCGGGCACGGCCACCAACCCTATTTTATATGTGACCTCTTCAGATCCACGCATAGGCGGCGCCAGTAGCAGCAATCCCACTGGTGAACTTGATAGAAACCTTGACACCAATTCTGGAATACTGTCAAGATTGACTTGGAACGGTAGCGGTTGGGACCATGTCGATTTGGTCCGCGGCTTGCCTCGTTGTGAAGAGAACCATGCTTCCAATGGTTTGGATATCTTCACAAAAAGCGGCAGCACCTATTTGCTTTTGCAACAAGGGGGCAACACTAACAAAGGAGCGCCCAGCAATAATTTTGGAGGCATTGCGGAAACCTATTTGGCAGGGGCTATATTGATAATCAACTTGACCCAATTAGAGGGCATGACAGTCTATACAGACCCCAGAACAGGTTCTGACTATATTTATGACCTGCCCACATTGAATGATCCGACAAGAAGCGACATCACCAATACCCATTCTGAGTTTCCGTATCCTTCAGGGCACCCTATGTACAATGCAACCATTGATATTGGCGATCCTTTTGGGGGAAACAATACCCGAAATCAGGCAATTCCTGAGCCAGGGGGGCCAGTACAGATTTTTTCTTCTGGTTGGCGAAATGGTTATGATGTGGTTATAACCGAGGGCGGATTAGTGTATTCGGTCGATAATGGCGGCAACTCAACGTGGGGTGGAGTACCGCTCATCTATTTGAGCAATGGTACCTTAAAGGGTCATCATTATACCACCACTTATAATCCTGGAGCAGGTGATTATGTGACCAATGATTTTCATGAGAACGGTAGCAGCACGGTTTGGGACGCCCTTCACTATATTGGCTCGATAAATGATGCAAATGGCACTTATTATGCTGGGCATCCAGTACCTATAAGGGCATTTCCCTCTGAGGCAGATGTGATTAGTTACAATTACAATGGCTCTAGTTGGGTAGAAGTGTCAAGACATGATTTCTCTACCTTGCTCAGTGGTGTGTCAGGCTACTTCAACAGTTCATTCAGTATGGCCAATTTTCCTGATGATTCAAGGCAGGGTGAATTTTTAAGCGCAGATCAAAGCAGTAGTAAGGTGAATATCTTTGATGTTGTGACTTCTTCCACAAATGGTATCTGCGAATATACCGCTAGCAATTTCAGCGATGCCATGAAGGGAGATTTGTTAACAGCATCTTTCAATGGTAAGATTAATAGGTATGAATTGAACTCATCGGGCACCATTCTGTTGGCAAAAGACAACAATTTCTTTTCAGGCTTCGGATCGGTTCCTCTAGACATAATTGCACAGGGTGATTCAGATATCTTTCCGGGTACTGTATGGGTGGCTACCTATGGATCTGACAATATCACGGTTTTTGAGCCCACTGACTTTGTAAACTGTCCACAGCCTGGCGAAGGTGGCTACGACCCATTGGCAGATTCTGATGGTGACGGTTTTACCAACGGTGATGAGGTTGACAATGGTACCAATCACTGTTCTGGGGGTAGCAAACCTGAGGATAACGATGGTGATTTTGTGTCTGATTTAAATGATACCGATGATGATAATGATGGTATTTTAGATGTCGACGATGCCTTTCAGTGGGATGCTGATAATGGTACTACGACCAATTTACCTGTTGATCATCCATTTTGGAACAATGATCCCGGAACTGGTTTTGCCGGACTGGGTTTCACAGGCTGGATGACCAATGGTACCACCGACTATCTTGACCAATATGATTTTGACAATCTTTCTTTTGGAGGTGCTGGTGGTAAGGCCACAATAGATTTTACCGGTAATGGCAATGCTCTGGGATCTTCCAATGACCAAGAAAATGGTTTCCAATTCGGTGTGAATGTAGATAGCAATTCAAATCCTTTCACAATACATTCTAAAATAGAGACCCCTTTTGGCGGAAACCTACCTGTAGGCACCCAATCTTATGGGATTCAGATAGGAACGGGAGACCAAGATAATTACCTCAAAATTGCTGCCAGCACGGGCACCTCAACAAATGATAATGAACATGGGTTCGAAGTGGTATTGGAGATAGGAGGATCAGAGACGAGCACCTCTTTTGATGCCCCTGGGTTTTCAGCAGCCAATGCGATTGATTTGTACATAAGCGTAGATCCATTGACAAATACTGCACAACCCTTTTATTCATTTGACTCTGGCACAACAATAAACACTTTGGGAGGCCCATTGGCTCTGCCAACAAGTTTTCTAGATTCAAATGACAATAAGGGACTTGCCGTGGGTATCATATCCACTTCGGGGGCATCGGGTCCTGATTATACCGCTACATGGGACTTTCTCAATGTCACTGAGGGTACGGTTGGCGGCCCATCCTGTTCTTGGAACGACCTGACCGATTCTGGTTTGGCACGTTTCGAGACCCGTAGAGAACATGTAGACGATAAGATATACATCATGGGAGGTTGGGTGAGTGGATTGATTGCATCGAATGCAGTTGAAATTTATGACATGACCAATGATGCTTGGAGCTTTGGAACAAATATGCCCACGAACTTGACCCACATGGGCAGTGCAGTGGTTGGTAATGAAATATGGCTTATTGGTGGTTTTGTTGGTGACCATCCAGGGGTGGCCACCGATGCAGTACATATCTATAATAGCATAACGGATAGCTGGAGCACGGGGCCTAGTCTACCTATGCCCATAGGCTCTGGAGCTGCTTCTTATAATAATGGAAAAATTCACTTTTTTGGCGGATTGCTTCCCGATAGACAGACCGATGTGGGCAATCATTATGTGCTCGATTTGAACAATATTGGTGCGGGCTGGGCCAATGCTGCCCCAATGCCCAATCCTAGAAATCATCATGGGGCGGCAAGTGTCAATGGAATCGTGTATGCCATTGGTGGGCAATTTGGCCATGACTCAAGTCCTCAGTACCAAAATTTGGTGCACGCTTATGACCCGAATACCGATACGTGGACGAGTCGTGCAAGCATGAATCAGAACCGCTCACATATTGAGCCTAGCACCACGGTACATGATGGAAAAATAATAATTGTTGGAGGCAGGGGAGGTCCTACGACCTTTTTTGATGAGGTATCACAGTATGACCCCGCAACCAACACTTGGACAGAGCTCTGTGCACTACCAGAAAAAAATGTTGCGCCTGTTGCCCACTCGTTCGGGGATCGATTGATAGTTTCGAGCGGAAGCGTCAACAGCACCAATAACCTGATCAAAGCAACCCGTTGGCTACAATTGGAATCGGTCAATGCAAACCTCACTTGGACCGATAAAAATGATAATGAGAATTATGTAGGCCGACACGAGTGCGGTTTTATACAGGCTGGTGAGAAATTTTATTTGATTGGCGGTAGAGAATCTGACTTGGTTCAGTACTACGATTATACGAATGATGTATGGAACACCGTCACGGATCCGGCGCCTGAGTTGTTAAACCATTTTCAAGGTATCGAGTATAAAGGTTTGATATGGGTCATTGGAGCTCTTAAAGGAGATAACTTCCCCAATGACACACCAGCAGACTACATATGGATGTTTGACCCAGCAAACGAAGAATGGATACAAGGCCCGGAAATACCAGCGGGCAGAAAAAGAGGCTCTTCCGGTCTAGCTCTTTATAATGACAAATTCTATGTAATAGGCGGAAGCACTAATGGCCATGATGGGGGCTATGTAGCTTGGGCCGATGAGTACGATCCCATTACTGGAAACTGGACAATACTACCAGATGCACCGCATGCACGTGATCATTTTTCAGTTTCCGTGATAGGGAATAAGCTGTATGCCATTGGTGGTAGGTTGTCGGGTGGTCCCGGAGGTTTTTTTTCACCTTACGTGGCAGAAGTTGATGTTTTCAATTTAACCACCCAAACTTGGCAAACATTGCCGGTAAGCTCGAATATCCCTACCCCAAGAGCTAGTGCCATCAACGCAGTATTTAATGAAAATTTGTTGCTGATAGGGGGTTCGGTTCAAAACGAATTGGTTTATGGAACCGTTACCACTGGTGCGTTGCAAATCACAGAAGAGTTCGATCCCGATACTCAAACGTGGACCAGACTTGCAGACACCAATTATCAGCGACGAGCTACTCAGGCTATCGTTAGTGGTGACGGAATATTTATAACGGCCGGTTCTGATCAATTGGGAGGTGCCCAACAGAAAAATATGGAATTTTATGGGCAAGACAATCCTTCAGGAACGGCAATAATGGCCAGTCAATTCTCGGCGCCTTCTTCAATAAATGTTGAATTGGGTTCAAATGCCAACGAATCACTGGTCGTTTCGCAGGGCAACACGGGCATTTTTGTTAAATCAATGGAAATTTCAGGTACTAATGCTTCAGAGTTCAGTCTTGTGACCGGTGGGTTGACCAATAACCTATTGTTACCCAACAGCACTCACAATTTCGGTATCGGATTTGACGGGACCACTAGTGGGGCTTCAGCTATTCTAACTATTGAATATGGGGGTAATTCCCAACAACAAATACAGCTGTTTGGTCCATTGGACGTCAATACAGACTGGGTTGATAAGAATGAAAGTGAGAACTATACAGCGAGGCACGAATGTTCCTTTGTGCAATCTGGTGATAAGTTTTATTTGATGGGTGGGCGAGAGAATGCCACTACCATTGATGTGTATGACTATGGCACCAATACATGGAGTCAATTGTTGAATTCTGCACCCGAAGAATTCAACCATTTTCAGGCAGTGGAGTATCAGGGTTTGATTTGGGTCATTGGGGCTTTTCGAACCAATGTATTTCCGAATGAAATCCCGGCAGATTATGTCTGGGCCTTTGACCCTTCCACCAATGAATGGATACAGGGTCCGGAGATTCCATCGGGCAGAAAAAGGGGTTCTGCAGGTTTGGCCTTGCACAACGGTAAGTTTTATATAGTGGGTGGCAATACCGATGGCCATGATGGGGGGTATGTTGCATGGTTAGATGAATATGACCCAGCGACAGGTATTTGGACCCAGTTGACAGATGCCCCAAGGGCTAGAGACCATTTTCATACTGTGGTAATCAATGGAAAACTTTATGTTGCTGGAGGTAGGTTGTCAGGTGGCCCGGGCGGGGTATTTGCACCGACCATAGCTGAGGTCGATGTCTATGATTTAGCTAGTGGTACTTGGAGCACCCTGCCTAGTGCCCAAAATATTCCCACAGAAAGAGGGGCGCCGAGTGCGGTCAACTATAACGACAGGCTCATAGTCATTGGAGGCGAAGAGTCTACGGCCGGGGCCTTGACCGTGACAGAAGAATACGATCCAATCGGGCAAAGCTGGAGGTCGTTGTCCGATATGAACCATGCTCGTCATGGAACACAGGCCATTGTCTCAGGTGGTGGAATCTTCATATTGGCCGGCTCACCCAACTTAGGGGGGGGCAGTCAAAAAAACATGGAATATTTGGGGACCGATAATCCACAAGGGACAGCTCTTGTGACCAGTACCTTGGTTGCTCCGACGAACGCAGACATCATTGAAAATTCCTCGGCCAACATAGCCTTGGACGTTTCGGGTGGTAATACGGGAATCATAGTGACTTCGATGGATATATCGGGTCCTGATGCCAGTGATTTTTCTATTGTTTCAGGAGCGTTGACCAATGGCCTTTTGGCCTCTGGATCGACACACGATGTAACTATAGCCCTTAGCGGCAGCGGCGCCAACAGAAGCGCGGTACTCAACATAAATTATGGGGCTTCCTCTTCGTTGATGGTTAACCTGTCGTCTGTGCTTCCGCCGAGCGATGGGGTAATCAGTTTCACGATGATGGATGCAGACACTGATGGCGAAATCTTCACCTTGGCTGACGGGCAGGTGATAAATGTATCACAGCTTCCTGCCAGTGGCAATGTCAATATACGGGCGAACACTGTACCATCTGTTGTTGGCAGCGTCTTTTTTCAACTGTCGGGCACGACTTCGAACACACGCAACGAAAATGGTGCTCCGTATGCGCTTTTTGGTGATAGTGGAGGTGATTATTTTCCAAGTAATCTTCCCGAAGGAAACTATAGTTTGACGGCCACGGCCTATAATGGTCCAAATCAATCGGGAGGCATGCTGGGCCAGCCACTTACTATAAACTTCTCGATTAGCCAGTCAGGAGGTGGAAATCTGCCACCTACAGCGATTGCATCAGCGAATCCAGAATCAGGTAATGCTCCCTTATCTGTTGATTTTGTCGGTAGTGGATCTACCGACGATGTAGGTGTTACCTCCTACTTCTGGGACTTTAAGGATGGAAATACTTCTACAGATGCAGATCCGACCCATGAATTTGCTTCTAATGGAACATATATTGTGGAATTCACCGTAACAGATGATGAGGGGCTTACCGATACCACAACGTTACCAATATCTGTTTTCACACCTGGCCAGGGCACGGAGCTTTGGCTCGAGGCGGAGTGCGCTACGGTGGGCGCCAATTGGAGCACCGTCGGCGATGTTTCGGCCTCTAACGGGGAGTACCTGTTGCCACCTTCGGGCAACAACTGGAATGCCCCGTCCTCCAATTCGGATGACTGGGTCACCTTCACCTTTAACGCCTCCCAGGGCACGTACAGCGTATACGGACTGGTGAGTGCTCCCTCGGGCAGTAACGACAGTTTCTGGGTTCGGGCCAACGGCGGTACCTGGGTGAAGTGGAACTCCATTCCGGGAAGCGCTGCATTTTCGTGGCACCAGGTATGGGACAACGACAACGGAGACGCCATCGTCACCTTCGACTTGTTGAACGGGACAAACACGATCGACATCGCCAACCGTGAACAAGGTACAGGTCTTGACAAGCTTTACGTGACCGATACGGCCAACGTGCCCAACGGTTTTGGCGGCACCGACCCGAACTGTACGGTGACCCCCCAGCCCCCGGTCGCCAATGCGGGCCCCGACCAGACCGTGGTACTGCCCACGAGCAGTGTTATGCTGAACGGATCGGGCAGCGATCCCGATGGCGGTGCGATTATCGCCTATCAATGGACCCAAGAGAGCGGCCCCGGCACGGCCACCTTGAGCGGCGATACGACCCCCGACCTTACGGCCAGCGATTTGGTTGAGGGCAGCTATGTGTTCCGCCTGACGGTGACCGACGACGAGAACGACACGGGCTTCGACGAGGCCACGGTGGTGGTCAACGCACCTGGCCAGGGCACGGAGCTTTGGCTCGAGGCGGAGTGCGCTACGGTGGGCGCCAATTGGAGCACCGTCGGCGATGTTTCGGCCTCTAACGGGGAGTACCTGTTGCCGCCTTCGGGCAACAGCTACAGTGTGCCTTCTTCCGATACCGACAATTGGGTCACCTTCACCTTTAACGCCTCCCAGGGCACGTACAGCGTATACGGACTGGTGAGCGCTCCCTCGGGCAGTAACGACAGTTTCTGGGTTCGGGCCAACGGCGGTACCTGGGTGAAGTGGAACTCCATTCCGGGAAGCGCTGCATTTTCGTGGCACCAGGTATGGGACAACGACAACGGCGACGCCATCGTCACCTTCGACTTGTTGAACGGGACAAACACGATCGACATCGCCAACCGTGAACAAGGTACAGGTCTTGACAAGCTTTACGTGACCGATACGGCCAACGTGCCCAACGGTTTTGGCGGCACCGACCCGAACTGTACGGTGACCCCCCAGCCCCCGGTCGCCAATGCGGGCCCCGACCAGACCGTGGTACTGCCCACGAGCAGTGTTGTGCTGAACGGATCGGGCAGCGATCCCGATGGCGGTGCGATTATCGCCTATCAATGGACCCAAGAGAGCGGCCCCGGCACGGCCACCTTGAGCGGCGATACGACCCCCGACCTTACGGCCAGCGGGCTGGTCGAGGGCAGCTATGTGTTCCGCCTGACGGTGACCGACGACGAGAACGACACGGGCTTCGACGAGGCCACGGTGGTGGTCAACGCACCTGGCCAGGGCACGGAGCTTTGGCTCGAGGCGGAGTGCGCTACGGTGGGCGCCAATTGGAGCACCGTCGGCGATGTTTCGGCCTCTAACGGGGAGTACCTGTTGCCTCCTTCGGGCAACAACTGGAATGCCCCGTCCTCCAATTCAGATGACTGGGTCACCTTCACCTTTAACGCCTCCCAGGGCACGTACAGCGTATACGGACTGGTGAGTGCTCCCTCGGGCAGTAACGACAGTTTCTGGGTTCGGGCCAACGGCGGTACCTGGGTGAAGTGGAACTCCATTCCGGGAAGCGCTGCATTTTCGTGGCACCAGGTATGGGACAACGACAACGGAGACGCCATCGTCACCTTCGACTTGTTGAACGGGACAAACACGATCGACATCGCCAACCGTGAACAAGGTACAGGTCTTGACAAGCTTTACGTGACCGATACGGCCAACGTGCCCAACGGTTTTGGCGGCACCGACCCGAACTGTACGGTGACCCCCCAGCCCCCGGTCGCCAATGCGGGCCCCGACCAGACCGTGGTACTGCCCACGAGCAGTGTTATGCTGAACGGATCGGGCAGCGATCCCGATGGCGGTGCGATTATCGCCTATCAATGGACCCAAGAGAGCGGCCCCGGCACGGCCACCTTGAGCGGCGATACGACCCCCGACCTTACGGCCAGCGATTTGGTTGAGGGCAGCTATGTGTTCCGCCTGACGGTGACCGACGACGAGAACGACACGGGCTTCGACGAGGCCACGGTGGTGGTCAACGCGGCGGGGAGTAATCAGCCACCGAATGTGACCAATCCTGGAGACCAGAATGATAATGAAGGAGATGCAATATCATTGCAGATCAATGCTTCTGATGAAAGTACAAACTTGACATATACCGCAAACAATCTGCCACCAAATTTGTCCATTAATAGTAGTACAGGATTGATTTCTGGTACTTTGGCCCAAAGCCAGCCTTCGGGGGCCTTTTTGGAGGAGAATGGTTTGGTAATCATTGAGGCTGAATCAGGCGCATTAGAACCTAATTGGAGTTTGACAAATCTTGATGATGAAACGGGTATCATTGCCGGTTCGAATCATTTCAACGATCAAAATGGAGGTACCATTCAATATGAGATTACTGTTAGTACACCAGGAGTTTACAGATTTATTTGGAACAGCTTTTACAGCGGTGTTTCAGCATCTGATGAAAACGATAATTGGTTGCGGTTTCCCAATAATGATGATGTATGGTTTTTAGGATATAATAATGGTTCCTTTACTGAAAGCGCTATAATTGCAGCTGCACAAAGTGGGGCTTCCAATGTCGTTTTCCCTAAAGGTAGTTCAAGAGAAGGCCAAGGGGGTACATTGAATGGTTCGGGGGGCAATGGCTATTTTAAGGTGTATAAATCAAGCGGTGGCTCTGAAGAATATACGTGGCAGTCATTTACAGGTGATGGCCAAAGTTATGCCATCTTTGTGTGGTTTGTGAATTCAGGCACTTATACCATGGAGATTTCTGAACGTTCGGCAGGTCATGCCATTGATAGGGTGGCCTTGTATAGAGTTACTAATAGCTATACAGATGCCCAATTGGATGCTGCGCCAGAATCGCCTTCTACTGGAGGCTCACAAGGGGCCGCAGCCAATAGTCCATACGATGTTCAAGTAACCGTGACCGATGATGGAAATCCACAAGAATCTTCAAGCACACAGTTTGAGTGGGTAGTTGGGACTGGAGGCGGAAACCCTTCAACCGAAACTGTGGAAAGCTTTACATTGATGAATGCTGATACGGATACCAATTTATTTGAAATTACCGACGGCATGCTGATACAAGAGTCCACAATTCAAGGATTGGGGCTCAATATTAGGGCTAATACCAATCCAAGTGTTGTCGGTAGCGTCTCTTTGTCACTTACAGGCCCTGTAAGCAATAGTAGAACAGAAAACGGGGCTCCGTATGCACTTTTTGGAGATAGTGGAGGGGATTACTTACCGGTGACACTTCCAGCAGGAAATTATACCTTATCGGCCACTCCTTATCCAAATCCATCTTTGGGAGGTACCCCTGGGCAGGCCTTGACCGTTCAGTTCACGATTGTTGCTGGAGGCAGTGCAAGATTGCCAGACCCCGGTGACTTAGGCGAAGATGAAGGTTTTGAGGTGTTGTTGTCACCAAATCCGACTTC